Proteins encoded in a region of the Bifidobacteriaceae bacterium genome:
- the hisB gene encoding imidazoleglycerol-phosphate dehydratase HisB, translated as MSRKATIKRETGESSVQVTLNLDGTGESRIDTGVGFYDHMLTALARHSLIDLVVTAKGDLEVDVHHTVEDTAIVLGQALKETLGDKRGLARFGEATVPLDEALAQAVIDLSGRPYFVHTGEPDGLAFALIGGHFTGSLAAHVFESLALNAGLTLHMRVLGGRDPHHIVEAEFKALARALRAAVQPDPRVSGVPSTKGSL; from the coding sequence ATGAGTCGCAAGGCAACCATCAAACGCGAAACCGGCGAATCGTCGGTGCAGGTGACTTTGAACCTGGACGGGACGGGCGAATCGCGAATCGACACCGGGGTGGGGTTCTACGACCACATGCTGACCGCGCTCGCCAGGCACTCGCTGATTGACCTGGTGGTGACCGCCAAAGGCGACCTAGAAGTGGACGTGCACCACACCGTCGAAGACACCGCCATTGTCCTGGGCCAGGCGCTCAAGGAGACCTTGGGGGACAAGCGGGGCCTCGCGCGGTTCGGTGAGGCGACCGTGCCGCTGGACGAGGCCCTGGCCCAGGCCGTGATCGACCTGTCGGGACGGCCCTACTTTGTCCACACGGGCGAACCCGACGGATTGGCGTTCGCGCTGATCGGCGGCCATTTCACCGGTTCGCTGGCGGCCCACGTGTTTGAGTCGCTGGCACTGAACGCCGGTCTGACTTTGCACATGCGCGTGCTGGGCGGCCGCGACCCGCACCACATTGTCGAAGCCGAGTTCAAGGCGCTGGCCAGGGCCTTGCGGGCGGCCGTCCAGCCAGATCCAAGGGTCAGCGGAGTGCCGTCGACCAAAGGATCCTTGTGA
- a CDS encoding histidinol-phosphate transaminase → MKGLPVRKEIAAAAPYGAPHPPVAVRLNVNENPYAPPPEVVESIVKRVRAAAGSINRYPDRDFSELRSALADYLIRESDVVNLRPDMVWAANGSNEVLMHVLQAFGGPGRTATAFEPTYSMYPEYARGTFTAWKPGKLEADFTLDVAHGIGHIDRVTPTVVLLASPNNPTGTALPLAAIDAIAAHVEGKAVVVVDEAYAEFRRVGRPSALKLLEKHRHVAVSRTMSKAFAAAGVRLGYLVADPELVGYLRTVRLPYHLSAITQATALAALDHAGLMLRGVAELRERRDRLAAALAAMGFEVAESDANFVLFGRISDRHRVWEELLARGVVIREVGPAGWLRVSVGTEAETLAFLRALADIRKELQ, encoded by the coding sequence ATGAAAGGGCTGCCCGTCCGCAAGGAGATAGCGGCGGCGGCGCCGTACGGCGCCCCGCATCCGCCGGTCGCCGTGCGGCTCAACGTCAACGAGAACCCGTATGCCCCGCCGCCGGAAGTCGTGGAGAGCATTGTCAAACGGGTGCGGGCGGCGGCGGGCTCAATCAACCGCTACCCCGACCGGGACTTCTCCGAATTGCGGTCGGCCCTCGCCGATTACCTGATCAGGGAATCAGACGTGGTGAACCTACGACCGGACATGGTCTGGGCGGCGAACGGCTCGAACGAGGTCCTGATGCACGTTCTGCAGGCGTTCGGCGGACCCGGCCGGACCGCCACCGCCTTTGAGCCGACCTATTCGATGTACCCCGAATACGCGCGCGGGACCTTCACAGCCTGGAAACCGGGGAAGCTGGAAGCGGACTTCACGCTGGATGTGGCGCACGGCATCGGGCATATCGACCGGGTGACGCCGACGGTGGTGCTCCTGGCCAGCCCCAACAACCCGACGGGGACCGCGCTGCCGCTGGCCGCCATCGACGCGATCGCCGCGCACGTCGAAGGCAAAGCGGTGGTCGTGGTGGACGAGGCCTACGCCGAATTCCGGCGGGTCGGGCGGCCCAGCGCGCTGAAACTGCTGGAAAAACACCGGCACGTGGCGGTCAGCCGGACCATGTCGAAAGCGTTCGCCGCCGCCGGCGTGCGGCTCGGCTACCTGGTGGCGGACCCGGAACTGGTCGGCTACCTGCGCACGGTGCGGCTGCCGTACCACCTTTCGGCGATCACGCAGGCGACCGCCCTGGCCGCGTTGGACCACGCCGGGCTGATGCTGCGCGGGGTGGCCGAACTGCGGGAACGCCGCGACCGGCTGGCGGCGGCGCTGGCGGCCATGGGCTTCGAGGTGGCCGAATCGGACGCCAACTTTGTGCTGTTCGGGCGGATTTCGGACAGACACAGGGTGTGGGAGGAACTCCTGGCGCGGGGTGTGGTCATCCGCGAGGTGGGGCCGGCGGGATGGCTGCGGGTCTCAGTGGGCACCGAAGCCGAGACGCTCGCATTCTTGAGGGCGTTGGCCGACATCCGAAAGGAACTTCAATGA